One region of uncultured Methanolobus sp. genomic DNA includes:
- a CDS encoding DNA-directed RNA polymerase subunit H: MRKFSLLDHQLIPKHEIMLEDELKSVLKQFAIEKEQLPKIKVVDPVIQEIGAQVGDVVKITRNSQTAGEAFYYRLVIA, from the coding sequence TTGAGAAAATTTAGCCTGCTCGACCATCAGTTGATCCCTAAACATGAGATAATGTTGGAAGATGAACTTAAATCTGTTTTAAAGCAATTTGCCATAGAAAAGGAACAACTACCAAAGATCAAGGTTGTTGATCCCGTGATTCAGGAAATTGGGGCACAGGTTGGAGACGTAGTAAAGATAACACGCAACAGTCAGACTGCCGGCGAAGCATTCTACTATCGACTTGTCATCGCTTAA
- a CDS encoding adenosylhomocysteinase, with the protein MNDTEMLESGNMKIDWVLNHMPVLNIIREQFAKEKPLAGHKVAMALHVEAKTAALVETLAIGGAEVAITGCNPLSTQDDVSMALHNKDNIQCLAKYDCCTEEYYEAIDKVLDFKPDITIDDGADLIFKLHTERTDLLPEILGGCEETTTGIHRLKAMERDGALKMPVIAVNDAMTKFLFDNRYGTGQSAWDGIMRTTNLLVAGKNVVIGGYGWCGKGAAMRAKGLGANVIVTEIDPIRALEARMDGNSVMPMKEAAKIGDIFLTTTGNRDILKREDFEVIKDGAILANAGHFNVEINLEDLMAMAGSVKTVRNNIKEYKIGEKRVYVLADGRLVNLAAGDGHPAEVMDMSFANQALCVRYIAENKLSDGVHAVPHELDVGVAEMKLMSMGISIDKLSDEQEAYMAGWETGT; encoded by the coding sequence ATGAATGATACTGAAATGTTAGAATCCGGAAACATGAAGATCGACTGGGTTCTTAACCACATGCCTGTTCTCAATATCATCAGGGAACAGTTTGCAAAGGAAAAACCTCTTGCAGGTCACAAAGTTGCAATGGCACTGCATGTTGAGGCAAAGACAGCAGCTCTTGTGGAAACGCTTGCTATAGGAGGAGCCGAAGTTGCAATTACAGGATGTAATCCCCTTAGTACGCAGGATGATGTTTCAATGGCCCTGCACAACAAGGATAACATCCAGTGTCTTGCAAAGTATGACTGTTGCACCGAGGAATATTATGAAGCTATTGACAAAGTACTTGACTTTAAGCCTGACATCACAATTGATGATGGTGCAGACCTTATTTTCAAGCTTCATACAGAACGCACAGACCTTCTTCCCGAGATCCTTGGCGGTTGTGAGGAAACTACAACAGGCATCCACAGGCTTAAGGCAATGGAACGTGATGGAGCTCTTAAGATGCCGGTAATTGCAGTGAACGATGCAATGACAAAATTCCTCTTTGATAATCGCTATGGTACCGGTCAGTCAGCATGGGACGGAATCATGAGAACAACCAACCTTCTTGTGGCAGGTAAGAATGTTGTTATCGGCGGATATGGATGGTGTGGTAAAGGTGCTGCAATGCGTGCAAAAGGCCTTGGAGCAAACGTAATTGTAACCGAAATTGACCCCATAAGAGCACTGGAAGCACGTATGGACGGTAACAGTGTTATGCCTATGAAAGAGGCTGCAAAGATAGGTGACATTTTCCTTACGACCACAGGTAACAGAGATATCCTGAAAAGAGAGGATTTCGAGGTCATAAAAGATGGTGCAATTCTTGCAAATGCAGGCCACTTCAATGTTGAGATCAACCTTGAAGACCTCATGGCAATGGCAGGTTCTGTGAAGACCGTGAGAAACAACATCAAGGAATATAAGATTGGTGAGAAACGTGTTTACGTGCTTGCTGACGGAAGACTTGTAAACCTTGCAGCAGGCGACGGTCACCCTGCAGAAGTTATGGATATGAGCTTTGCAAACCAGGCACTCTGTGTAAGATATATTGCAGAGAACAAGCTTTCTGATGGAGTACACGCTGTACCACATGAACTTGATGTTGGCGTTGCTGAAATGAAACTCATGTCAATGGGAATTAGCATTGACAAGCTTTCAGATGAACAGGAAGCATATATGGCAGGCTGGGAAACCGGAACATAA